CGACCTGGACTCTGCCGGCTGCTTCAGCGAGCTGCAGTGGGGCGGGGAGCACTCGGAGACCGACTCCAGCCAGTACAGCACCGACGACTCCGAGCTCTTCCAGGTACCCCCATCCCCCCGAGGATGGaggcagggggagagggagggtgggaggagggAACACACACGACTATTAATacctcctccccagctgattAGTGCTCCATTAATTTGTGCACCGGCTCTAAATGGGGCAAGCCGAGTAGGGCtaatgaggaggaggaagaggaggctgcTGAGCCAGCCCTCCTGTGCTGGATTATTCACTGGAATTGCAGCCGGGGTGCAGCGTGTCCTGTTCCATTCCCGGGatgccagggcagcagtgcgGGGGTCTCAGCACTGGAAAAATTCCCTTTCCAGGAGCAGGAAGCAgccccttcctctgctccttcacAGGAAGCAGCCCCTTCCTCTgtttccccagctctgtccctggggTCCCTGTGTTCCTCTGCTCggctctgggctggggtggatccgtggctgtgccagcacgGTGCAAAGCTGGGGCAGGGGATGCTcctgggcacaggcagcacctCTCCGtgtccctctgctgctgcctctcatCTCCTGGAGCTGCgaggacagggcagggctgtgggcacagcacagacagGCTGGAAGCAGGGAGATGCAGAGGGGACCgggcacagagcaggctggGCAGCCCCCTTGCCCTGCCCAAAGCTCATGCCATGCCTTGGATGTGGCCTGTCCTTGGGGTCTCTGTGCCCTCCTGAGCAGCACCCAGGCCTTCACCCCCTTGCACAGGGAGGTTGTGACCCACTGGTACCAGCTAATCACCAGCCCTGGGTTACActctgggaggaggaggatttcTATTTAAacaaggagattaaaaaaaaaaaaaaaaagcctcaatATTTTCTAACCTGCCCATAATAACAACCCTCTGGCTTTTATGCTGGGCTGATGCTGTGCTTGAAAATGGTCCAGTCCAGCTGAGGGACCTTCATCACGAGATGCATATTTTCCGTGAACTTCCTGGGGaaaagataaacagaaaagaaatgcaaaaagccAGGCCGATGAGAAGCAGTGGAGTATGATGAAATGTATCCCACTGAACTTGTATGCACAGCAATCTCGTGCCAataacaggaggaaaagaaacgGAGCCAAAAATGGAGcatcctgctgcctctccctggaGCCTGCTCTAGTAACTGCGAGCAAGGTTAGGGCATGGAACAAAAGatgtttaattttcaaacaaGAGGAGAGAAACACAGGaggctgtgtgcaggcagcagtCCTGCCTGTGAGCCTGACTTCACCCCCGTGCTAATTTTATCGCTGATGGTAGCCTGCTTCTCCTTGGACATGGTTTACATTCAGAGTGTGATGGAGGAGGACCAAAAAGAAGGAGCTCCTGGCTCGCTCCAGCCATTCCTCAGCATCTGCATTCTCTTCTGGGCCTTCAGCATTGTATTGCCAGACTGGAAGGGAACTCGTGGGGCTGGGTGggactgggagggcactgggaaggctggaggtgcagcagcaaagccaaagCCCAGATGAAAGGAGGGACCCAAGCCGAGCTGGAGCagtgggcagggaggaggcaggagcagcccctggcccaGGGTGAGATGGGCCTCGCACTACAGCTCCCCTGACCTCGTTTTTGGGTGAGCAGCATGATCTGGGGATGCTGATGGGAGATTTGGGAGTGActggggctgtgctctgggcaGGATCTCTCACAGAGCACTGTGAGAGAGTGAATGTGAGGGCTGAGAGCccctgaggggctgcaggtgccTGTCTTTGGGGGCTTTCAGTGAACACAAAACTCAGAGTGGTTGTCACAAGCCGTGGCATCAGGCCTGTGGtgcagcctgggcagagctTCCCCTGTGCCCTCTTGTCcactgggcagccctggctgagctcACAGCTCTTGCACTTGCAGAGTCAGGAGGATTTGGGCCAGGAGCTTTTTCCTGACAGATCCTTtatctgctgctgtttgcctCCATGGAGGGACTGTGGGGAGAGAAGATGCTCTGATTCATTCTTCTCCTGCTGGGGTGCAGGTGGACAGACTGACGCTCCTCTTCCAGGTCTCACAGTGGGGTCACTGAGAAGTGTGAGAGCTGGTGTGGCTCTGctggtccctgtcccctctccagcATCCTGGGGACCCTCAGCCCAGCCTAACCCCCCCCTTtcttctctgcctgctcctttcAGATAATAGACAGCGAGAACGAAGCGCTGCTGGCAGCCCTCACCGAGACTTTGGATGATATACAGGGAGATGACATGGGCCTGGCTGCCTTCCGAACTATGGAAGAGGGGGACACGCTCAACCCTGCCACCACCTCACCTGCCCCCTCCCCCAAACCCACCGCCCCGGTCACGGGggggccgcccccggcccccgAGTGTGATGAGCTGTCTCTAGTAAGAACCCACTTCCTACTGTTTAAGGTGGATTTGGATGAGCCCCAGATAAGCCGGCTGCATGGGTATGATAGGAAGCCAAGGTCTGAATTTTTTCATTCTAGGCTTAAAACTCTCTTTAACCGTCAATACCAAAGCATATACTTGTATTGTATACGTATACATGTTCTGCATCATTGCTGTCACCTCCATCGCCATCCTCACGGGAACGAGCTGTGTGTACACAAATCTATCTCTGGACGGGGTGGGGGCGGgtggcagagggctgggggctgctttGGCACACCCACACCTGCTTTTAATCCCACGTGCGGGTGTggggctgcccggggctctCCCCGGCTCATTCCAGCCCCGTGCCCATGGGCAGTGGTGGCTtttcctcctggctctgccccgGGCTGAGCTCCCTGCTGTCACGAGAGGGGCTTGCCCGAGTGTCAGCCCCTGCCCTCGGCTTTCATGGGAGGGTTTGACCCTCCCTGTGCCTTCCTTCCACCAAAGCCCCTCAGGGGCTGTGTGGCCTCCAGTCCCTCCAGATTTGGTGGCTGGAGCATCCCACTTGGTTCCCTGCAATactggggctccagccccgctcccctTCCTGGCCAGGATTAACTGGGAGCgtttcctgccctgcctgggaggTTCCCTGGGACAGGACACCcagcctgctccctcctgcGGCTCACAatcccccccagagcccccagcccggtcccggggtgtccccaaaatcccagcaaagGGGAGGAGTGACATCCAGTGGTGACAGCGTGCATTTCCaccgcccgcgccccgcgcaGGGGTATATATCACACATGAcctgtatgtgtatatataggATGTATACGTTGCAGGGGCGGGGGGGAACGGGAGCTGGGCGCTTCCACCCACAGGAGCCTCTCTCCTAAAGCTGCGGGTGCCCCGGCTGGCATTTCCTGGCAGATCCTGACCCGGGCACCCCTTTCCTATCAGTCCCTAACCCCCCAGATCTGTCTCTGCTGCAGTCCCCGGTGCCTACGCAGTCGTCTTGCTGTTGAGCTGTTGTTGCCTCGGGTCGTTAGCGCCACGTGGGCACAATCTGAAATGTTGTTGCTGGGTGTGGGGTCTGGGGtgtttttccctccccctgACCAAAATTGGGGTTGAGTAGAAGGACAATGTGCTGACCCTGCCATCAGAAGTGGTGGCACTGCGGGTGAGCTGGGGAAAACCCCGCTCCCAGCGACCGTGGGCTTGACACGGCGCTGGGGGAGATCCTGACGGACCCCACAGGGATTTGCATCTGCAAAACGCCTTGAAAGCTCGTTAATGAGTCAAGGCCCTCTCTGGATGTTTTGGCTAAATGAGCCTCACACAGGGACTCAGCGAGCTGTCCAAACCCATCACTCACACCAGTGTAAAGCCTCTGTCACCTCAGGGCAGAAGCGATGGAGTGAGAAGTTGGGATGCCACGGCAGCTCCTGTGTGTCTGACCCGAGTGGGGTTGTCCCTGGGAAGTAAATTCCCTCCTGTCCTCACTGCCCCAACCTGCCTGGGGGTCCGTGGGCTGAatgctgtggggacagccccgACCCCCACAGGGCTGcacacagccccacagccccgaGGAGATGGGAACTACTAACCCTAACCTTCCCCCgcctgatatttttttttttgccccattttTGGGTCGGATGCTCGGGGATGGATGTGCTCACACGTGAGCCGAGGGGCGTTTTCTCCCGCCCTCGCTGCGATGCCGACTCCTTTTCTTGCCCCTTCTCTTTGCAGCTGAAGAAGCTGCTCCTCTCTCCGTCGCCTCCGAGCTGCGAGGCCCAGCGGGACGGGAGCGCCCGGCGcccggggaccccaaaatcccgtCCCCCACGGCCCTGCACAAAGGTATTTCCTGGAGCCCCTGCAGCACCCACCTCCTGGGAGCTGGCCCAAAGCTGGTGTTGGGGAGTGTGAGCAGCCTCTGGGCTGGGCAAGGCGTTGGGAACAGGCAGGGACTGTCACCCGCAGTGCTCCCATCCCTGTCTGACGCAGTCTGGGCTCTGCAAAACTTTAGACTCCGTGCTGTGCTAAGAAGCACCCTGATCTCACTTGAACCCAGGGGGGTTTGGCCTCTCTGAGCTTCCCCGAGCACCCATTTGTGAAAGTCCCATGTGCTCCATCCCTGGTCACCCCCTtgcccccctccctgctgcctctcagCCCAAGCCAAGGCCTTTGGCCAGGAGTCGCTGCCCGTCGTACTGCAGAGCCCACCCCACCGCTTGAGCTGATCTGAAACCCGGCAGAAGGTGCCACCAGAGAATTTCCTGCTTTGCTGGTGGTAATTGTGCGGGGCATTAGGCCTGGCCAATTAGATTctgtgggaagagcagcagatccctcctggggaggagaaggagcatcactgcctgcaggaggggcagcacTCGGGGCACGGGGCTGACCCCAGAGATTTCGGGGTGCTGGTGAGCCAGAACCCCAGGGTGTGGGGTGGCTCTGTCAGCCTCCCCCCAGGGTCGTGGCTGTGGGGCTCAGGGCTgactttctcctctctcctctcgGAAGGTGGAGGGTCCCCGGGACAGGAGGGCGAGCGTCCCGCAGGCACAGAGCCGCAGCTGCACGGAGCTGCACCGGCACCTcacctccagcacctcctgctcccagaCCAAATCCCCCCAGGCACCCGAGGAGTGCCCCGGCAGCGGCCACCACCCGTCCCCGGGCGGCTGCGCCCACCACGAGGACGACAGCGACTCCAGCGAGGACTCGCTGAGCTCCGGCGACTCGGTGGCCGCCCTGTCCTCGGCGGAGGATGGCACGGGCAGCCAGTTCTCCTGCGAGGGGGAGCTGCACTCGGTGGTGGAGCTGATCCGCTACATGCACACCTACTGCCTGCCCCCTCGCAAGCTGCCCGCCCGCGACCCCGCCGACAGCaggccccagccctgcagcagccccttcaaGAGAGCCAAACCGGACTGTGCCCCCGCGCCGGGCAGCGCCCAGAGCCGGCCGGGCTGCgcctggcaggcagctggcagcagctgcaagaaGCCCGGAGCGTCCTTCTCCatcctgaaggagctgctggcGCGGGACCTGCTGTGCGATGTGAGCAAGCCATACCGCCTGGGCAAGCCCGTGTACGCCGCCCTGGCGCGGCCGCCCGGCTCCTGCTCCCCCGTGCCGCCCGATGGGGAGGATGCCAGCGGGACTTGCACATCCAGAGTGAGAGCAGCGGCAGCGGAGAGGGGCGAGCCCCGGCAGAGCCCCGAGGCGGAGGCGCCGCGGGAGCTGGGCGGCCTTGAGGACGAtgctgggaggcaggagggCGCCGCGGGCGCGGGGAAGGCGGCCCGCAAGCAGGACAGCGCTGTTCACGCCGTGCGCCGCTCCAAGAGACTCAACCCCGAGCTCGGGCACTGGCTCTCCTTCCTTGAGGAGCCCCACGCCGAGCCCTCCGtgcccctgggctgcagggaggccGCGCCGTGCCCGGTGCTGGAGGGCTTCTCTGCCGAAGAGCCGGCGGCCGAAGTGGAGGTGGGGGGCACAGCCCCGTCGGcggagccccagcccctctgcctggGCTCCCTGGGGGATGGCGAGGTGGCCACCGAGAGCCGGCGCTGTGCCCTCCCGGAGCAAACAGGTGAGGGGCTTGGGGACCGTCACTCTGCTCGCCCTCCCCAGCGTGCCCGTGCTGCCCGTGccatccctgctgtgggcaAGTGGTGCTGGCCAGGTGCTGGGCACTCAGctggcaggagagctgtgagcagccccctgtgctgcctggctgtggggtCCCTTGCATGGGCAGCTGGGGGTCTGCTCTCTTTTGGGGTGCTTTTTCGATCCATGGGCAtcttctgcctcagtttccccatcctTATAATGAGGTGAAGGAGTTGGTGTGGCCACAAGCCAGCAGGGACCAGTTTGCCCCATCCCTCCAGGTTTTTCCCTGTGGGTTCTCCCTGGGTCTGGGCTCCGGGGTTCAGCTGCAGTGgtgccccaaaaccccagcaaGTTGCAAGTGCAGGAATGGCTCGGCCCTGGCAGTGTGAGCTGTCCCTCTCAGGTGGGCAAAGCCCTCAGTGGGCACTGCAGGGGTACAGCTCCACTGGTAACCTGCTTCTTCCTGCCTTTCAGAAACACCCAGGTGTCTCACGCTGTCCTTGGCACAAACGTAAGTGCAGGTGGGGCTGAATGAACCAGTGTGGGGCTGGAAACTGCCTGGGGTtgtgtggctgggcagggcctctgcagccagcacagggagctgtgtttgcagggcacagggagtgGCACCGCTGGGCACGGCGCTGTGGGGAGCCACAGGGTGCAAGGAGCTGGGACAgtcccctgcccagggcagggcattTTCTGtgtgccctggagctgctcaccCCACTGCCCTTGTGGGGTTACTCTGTCAGGCAGCAGCCGAACTGGGAGTGTTCGCTTGTGGGAAGTGTTTTctcagcttgcttttttttgggttttggggctgtGGTTCACCTAACACTTTCTCTTTCCCGGttttctgctcttctccagTGACCCAACCTTTGGGAAGAGAAACTTTGAGCCAATGCTGACCGTGGAGCTGTGTGGGACAGCAGGTAGGATAGGCTTTGAATTTTTTAGTTCTGCAAAAATGTACTCTAGGAGGGGACTCATTTGCCCTAAATTCAGCCTGGAGGCATCAGTTCCAGCCTACCCAGCCAAGGGGGCACCTTCAT
This is a stretch of genomic DNA from Vidua chalybeata isolate OUT-0048 chromosome 15, bVidCha1 merged haplotype, whole genome shotgun sequence. It encodes these proteins:
- the PPARGC1B gene encoding peroxisome proliferator-activated receptor gamma coactivator 1-beta, producing the protein MAEPGPDCSSLLDEDLSSFVFSYLADSQYEVSGEEHLYSDFPEIDLSQLDAGDLDSAGCFSELQWGGEHSETDSSQYSTDDSELFQIIDSENEALLAALTETLDDIQGDDMGLAAFRTMEEGDTLNPATTSPAPSPKPTAPVTGGPPPAPECDELSLLKKLLLSPSPPSCEAQRDGSARRPGTPKSRPPRPCTKVEGPRDRRASVPQAQSRSCTELHRHLTSSTSCSQTKSPQAPEECPGSGHHPSPGGCAHHEDDSDSSEDSLSSGDSVAALSSAEDGTGSQFSCEGELHSVVELIRYMHTYCLPPRKLPARDPADSRPQPCSSPFKRAKPDCAPAPGSAQSRPGCAWQAAGSSCKKPGASFSILKELLARDLLCDVSKPYRLGKPVYAALARPPGSCSPVPPDGEDASGTCTSRVRAAAAERGEPRQSPEAEAPRELGGLEDDAGRQEGAAGAGKAARKQDSAVHAVRRSKRLNPELGHWLSFLEEPHAEPSVPLGCREAAPCPVLEGFSAEEPAAEVEVGGTAPSAEPQPLCLGSLGDGEVATESRRCALPEQTETPRCLTLSLAQTDPTFGKRNFEPMLTVELCGTAGLTPPTTPPYKPAEEDLYKPDIPQEAGKEEGMAPSPGGAGDAAASRKAPRKHPERTELFAHLSRARPLPEQQGLLKRPFSRSFGDHDYCQVLKPEPALQRKVLKSWEPPSQVETEHKRRVPAAHYQGLELGKDTGTEMLWKDKDGVKQLRDQEIRASLTKHFGFLDSALDDEDMVFCKTPEYDTVFEDSCSESGSPVEEDEDEEEEEEEEHGDTKLCLRRSALSRTSLHYCSRSRSSSGSSCCRSRSPASRRTFRCENGEQCQGGSGQRGQLKKRREKAIGEGRVVYIRNLSSSMSSSELKKRFEVFGEIVECQVLTRTNRGEKYGFITYRYSEHAALSLKNGPSLRKRNEPSFQLSSGGLGRFFWTRYADLDCSTDESSPAPVKSKYETMDFDSLLQEAQLSLHR